Proteins co-encoded in one Elusimicrobiota bacterium genomic window:
- a CDS encoding peptide MFS transporter, producing MDQTAKTPAELVAPDKHPTGLYILFTTEMWERFSYYGMRALLVYYMTKSLFLPENSGHVFGYEFVKRTLESIFGPLTTQALSSQIYGFYTGFVYLAPIIGGTISDRWLGQRRAVVVGGVLMAIAEFMLMKQSLFFPALLLMIVGNGFFKPNISTQVGNLYPAGDHRRDRAFSIFYVGINVGATLSPLIAGTLGENYAPYGRWGFCSAGVGMILGLIVYLWGQRHLAPDNVMKQAASATPKAVTPLTPEDMKKIYALIVLCLLNIPFWSVYEQQGNTIALWVDANCNRHIFAWLEGCRWLPLAMVNWEMPATWYQSFNAIMIVVFTPVVLAFWRWQEKRKTEPSSLAKMAIGCILLGVSFVVLLPATRVVDAGGQASLLPITICTAIFTLGELYLSPVGLSLVTKLAPPRMVSMLMGMWFMSSFFGNYLCGYIGTYWLKMSHESFFLMLMSLACGAGLCMFALLKPLKKAIGHGHEEAVDV from the coding sequence ATGGACCAGACCGCGAAGACCCCCGCCGAGCTCGTGGCGCCGGACAAGCACCCCACCGGGCTCTACATCCTTTTCACCACCGAGATGTGGGAGCGCTTCTCCTACTACGGGATGCGCGCGCTCCTGGTCTACTACATGACCAAGTCCCTCTTCCTGCCCGAGAACTCGGGGCACGTGTTCGGCTACGAGTTCGTCAAGCGGACCCTGGAGTCGATCTTCGGCCCGCTGACCACCCAGGCCCTCTCCTCCCAGATCTACGGCTTCTACACCGGCTTCGTGTACCTGGCCCCCATCATCGGAGGCACCATCTCGGACCGCTGGCTGGGCCAGCGCCGGGCCGTGGTCGTGGGCGGCGTGCTCATGGCCATCGCCGAGTTCATGCTCATGAAGCAGAGCCTCTTCTTTCCGGCGCTGCTGCTGATGATCGTGGGCAACGGCTTCTTCAAGCCCAACATCTCCACGCAGGTGGGCAACCTCTACCCGGCCGGGGACCACCGCCGCGACCGGGCCTTCAGCATCTTCTACGTGGGCATCAACGTGGGAGCGACCCTCTCCCCGCTCATCGCCGGGACCCTGGGCGAGAACTACGCGCCTTACGGCAGGTGGGGCTTCTGCTCGGCCGGCGTGGGGATGATCCTCGGGCTGATCGTCTACCTGTGGGGCCAGCGGCACCTGGCGCCGGACAACGTCATGAAGCAGGCGGCCTCGGCCACGCCCAAGGCGGTCACGCCGCTGACCCCGGAGGACATGAAGAAGATCTACGCTCTCATCGTCCTGTGCCTGCTCAACATCCCGTTCTGGAGCGTCTACGAGCAGCAGGGCAACACCATCGCCCTCTGGGTGGACGCCAACTGCAACAGGCACATCTTCGCCTGGCTGGAGGGCTGCCGCTGGCTGCCCTTGGCCATGGTCAATTGGGAGATGCCGGCCACCTGGTACCAGTCCTTCAACGCGATCATGATCGTGGTGTTCACCCCCGTCGTCCTGGCGTTCTGGCGCTGGCAGGAAAAGCGCAAGACCGAGCCCTCCAGCCTGGCCAAGATGGCCATCGGCTGCATCCTGCTGGGGGTCTCGTTCGTGGTGCTCTTGCCGGCGACGCGCGTGGTCGATGCGGGAGGCCAGGCGTCCCTCTTGCCCATCACGATCTGCACCGCCATCTTCACGCTGGGCGAACTCTACCTCTCGCCGGTAGGGCTCTCCTTGGTGACCAAGCTGGCGCCGCCGCGCATGGTCTCCATGCTGATGGGCATGTGGTTCATGTCCAGCTTCTTCGGCAACTACCTCTGCGGCTACATCGGGACCTACTGGCTGAAGATGTCCCACGAGAGCTTCTTCCTGATGCTGATGTCCTTGGCCTGCGGGGCCGGGCTGTGCATGTTCGCCCTGCTCAAGCCCTTGAAGAAGGCCATCGGCCACGGGCACGAAGAGGCCGTCGACGTCTGA
- a CDS encoding VCBS repeat-containing protein, whose amino-acid sequence MRIFIATILLFLSSVSRAVGAADAKLGYVVRVDSSSIILDYNDKSGAAVGQNFIVFKEGDELKHPVTHASMGRMEVKVAEGTLKEILPMYSVGTFSILNAPAGTISISDPSQPVTPGMRTRLEPLAATPPQPAAVVQPIIQISKVAEALGMTAKREPRWRGPAFDYQATALAIGDCRGDGKLEAAVSDGRKVYLYAYPPADAKPLAVFSAPGTAPRIYSLEAADLNGNGRAEVFVSYFNDAFNRFETKILELDQKGEFVQVAELPYLVRGYQDYKGARHLATQQITEDASFPFGAIYPLAYHDGKYGPGKPALDFSKRRVDWLYDFDFVTLDNKPATVDVTNTELLRVRFPKGSWKTSESYCQTPNRVRWTGDRMLHFRPAMAVRYDDKGFAGLYAIKNIGALGTLASPFGIFARAELHRLDWSGLSMAPTWVAELGGYSTGLALVPSAGGSQELAVMVVGTAGRSSIWAYEP is encoded by the coding sequence ATGCGCATCTTCATAGCCACGATTCTCCTGTTCTTGTCCAGCGTCTCCCGCGCCGTCGGGGCGGCGGATGCCAAGCTCGGTTATGTGGTCAGGGTGGATTCCAGCTCGATAATCCTCGACTACAACGACAAATCCGGGGCCGCCGTGGGGCAGAACTTCATCGTGTTCAAGGAAGGCGACGAGCTGAAGCACCCCGTCACCCACGCCAGCATGGGACGCATGGAGGTCAAGGTCGCGGAAGGCACCCTCAAAGAGATCCTCCCGATGTATTCCGTCGGGACCTTCTCCATCCTCAACGCCCCCGCAGGGACCATCTCCATCAGCGATCCTTCCCAGCCCGTCACCCCGGGGATGCGCACGCGCCTGGAGCCCCTGGCCGCCACGCCGCCCCAGCCCGCGGCGGTCGTGCAGCCCATCATCCAGATCTCCAAGGTGGCCGAAGCCCTGGGCATGACCGCCAAACGCGAGCCGCGCTGGCGCGGCCCCGCTTTCGACTACCAGGCCACGGCGCTGGCCATCGGCGACTGCCGGGGCGACGGCAAGCTGGAGGCCGCGGTCTCAGACGGCCGCAAGGTCTACCTCTATGCCTACCCGCCCGCAGACGCCAAACCCCTGGCCGTGTTCTCGGCGCCGGGCACCGCTCCGAGGATCTACTCGCTGGAGGCCGCGGACCTCAACGGCAACGGCCGCGCCGAGGTCTTCGTCTCCTACTTCAACGACGCATTCAACCGCTTCGAGACCAAGATCCTGGAGTTGGACCAGAAGGGGGAGTTCGTCCAGGTCGCCGAGCTTCCCTACTTGGTCCGGGGCTACCAGGACTACAAGGGCGCGCGCCATCTGGCGACCCAACAGATAACCGAGGACGCGTCCTTCCCCTTCGGCGCCATCTATCCCCTGGCCTATCATGACGGCAAATACGGCCCGGGCAAGCCCGCCCTGGATTTCTCCAAGCGCAGGGTGGACTGGCTCTACGACTTCGACTTCGTGACCCTGGACAACAAGCCGGCCACGGTCGACGTGACCAACACCGAGCTCCTCCGCGTCCGCTTCCCGAAAGGCTCCTGGAAGACCTCGGAATCCTACTGCCAGACCCCCAACCGGGTGCGCTGGACCGGCGATCGCATGCTCCATTTCCGGCCGGCCATGGCGGTGCGCTACGACGACAAGGGCTTCGCCGGTCTCTACGCCATCAAGAACATCGGCGCTTTGGGCACCTTGGCCTCCCCCTTCGGGATCTTCGCCCGCGCCGAGCTGCACCGGCTGGATTGGAGCGGCCTGAGCATGGCGCCCACCTGGGTGGCGGAGCTGGGCGGCTACTCCACGGGCCTGGCCTTGGTCCCGTCCGCCGGCGGCTCCCAGGAGCTGGCCGTCATGGTGGTGGGCACGGCCGGACGGTCCTCCATCTGGGCTTACGAGCCCTGA
- a CDS encoding arginine deiminase-related protein codes for MSDTVYKAVAQLKGFSVKNCVAVPEPSKVLMCPPDHYEARDERNPFSPGHSGRINPHLARKQWVELHDAFIAAGLEVALVQATAGLADMVFCANQTFAGLTGKMERLCVLGSMRYPSRRREVAAFEGWFREAGYRVAALKDQGLTFEGAGDALWHPGRRLIWGGCGFRSDAGAYDEVARLFATPVILLKLVNERFPHLDTCFCPLTQEAVLIYPSAFDAASLELIFRLFPVIVTASEPEALRQLACNAAVIGGKTALMQRGASNAARHVAAMGLEVVPVDVSEFIKGGGGVHALKMFVY; via the coding sequence ATGAGCGACACGGTCTACAAGGCGGTCGCGCAGCTCAAGGGCTTCTCGGTCAAGAACTGCGTCGCCGTGCCCGAGCCGTCCAAGGTCCTCATGTGTCCGCCGGACCACTACGAGGCCCGCGACGAGCGCAACCCGTTCTCCCCCGGGCATTCGGGCCGCATCAACCCGCATCTGGCGCGCAAGCAGTGGGTCGAGCTCCACGACGCTTTCATCGCGGCGGGCCTGGAGGTCGCCTTGGTCCAGGCCACGGCGGGCCTGGCCGACATGGTCTTCTGCGCCAACCAGACCTTCGCGGGGCTCACCGGGAAGATGGAACGGCTCTGCGTGCTGGGTTCCATGCGCTACCCATCCCGCCGCCGCGAGGTCGCGGCTTTCGAGGGCTGGTTCCGGGAGGCCGGCTACCGGGTGGCCGCGCTCAAGGACCAGGGCCTGACCTTCGAGGGCGCCGGAGACGCCCTTTGGCATCCGGGCCGGCGCCTGATCTGGGGGGGGTGCGGCTTCCGCTCCGACGCCGGGGCCTATGACGAGGTGGCGCGCCTGTTCGCGACGCCCGTGATCCTGCTCAAGCTCGTCAACGAGAGGTTCCCCCACCTCGATACCTGCTTCTGCCCCCTGACCCAGGAGGCCGTACTGATCTACCCCTCGGCCTTCGACGCGGCGAGCCTCGAGCTGATCTTCCGGCTTTTCCCGGTCATCGTCACGGCCTCGGAGCCGGAGGCCCTGCGGCAGCTGGCCTGCAACGCGGCCGTCATCGGAGGCAAGACCGCGCTCATGCAGAGGGGCGCGTCCAACGCGGCGCGCCACGTGGCGGCCATGGGCCTGGAGGTCGTGCCGGTGGACGTCTCCGAGTTCATCAAGGGCGGCGGCGGCGTGCACGCCCTCAAGATGTTCGTCTATTAG
- a CDS encoding tetratricopeptide repeat protein — MSWKAPGPAVVGFSALLLGFLTLAAYVPALRGGFVWDDDLYAGNPLLTRSGALSKIWTLQPAPELYYREYPMVYTSFWLERRLWDPRPLGYHVDNVILHIINALLVWLLLRRLGLRWAWLAGAVFALHPVQVESVAWIAERKNVLSGLFFLSAFGAYLRYEDGEGRRWYWGALGLFALALLSKTVVATLPVALLLVRWQRGLKTGWPQVRGLLPFFALALGWGLFTVWVEAHNLGPDALRARLCVSFAQRLLMAGHAFWFYPMKLAWPAQLSFSYQRWPLDVHDRVQWLWPATALAGCAGLALARERLGRGFAAALGFYAVTIAPMLGFISLYTFRFAPAADHYQYLACIGLIAAAVGAAARFFSRRWLAAALSAAVLCGLGAATWRQGRLYRDSGTLWRDVLAKNPASFLAHNNLGFCLAGQGRLDEAIRHYELALKSEPDFAPAHDNLGVALAGKGRLEEAMRHYELALQAQPGFASAHSNLGAALAGLGRTGEAIAHYELALQARPDNAGAHNNLGLALAKQGRIGEAMRHYELALQAQPDMAEAHSNLAGALAAQGRREEAAGHYEAALRARPDFAEARRNLAALLKAAP, encoded by the coding sequence ATGTCATGGAAAGCGCCGGGCCCTGCCGTCGTCGGGTTCAGCGCCCTGTTGCTCGGCTTCCTGACCTTGGCCGCGTACGTCCCGGCGCTGCGCGGCGGGTTCGTCTGGGACGACGATCTCTACGCCGGCAACCCCCTTCTGACGCGCTCCGGCGCGTTGTCCAAGATCTGGACCCTTCAGCCCGCGCCCGAGTTGTATTACCGGGAATATCCCATGGTCTACACCAGTTTCTGGCTGGAGCGGCGGCTTTGGGATCCGCGGCCGCTGGGCTACCACGTAGACAACGTCATCCTCCACATCATCAACGCGCTCTTGGTCTGGCTGCTGCTCAGGCGCTTGGGGCTGCGCTGGGCCTGGCTGGCGGGGGCCGTGTTCGCATTGCACCCCGTCCAAGTCGAGTCGGTGGCCTGGATCGCGGAACGCAAGAACGTGCTCTCGGGGCTCTTCTTCTTGTCGGCCTTCGGCGCCTACCTCCGCTATGAGGACGGCGAAGGCCGGCGGTGGTACTGGGGCGCTCTGGGCCTGTTCGCCCTGGCGCTGCTCAGCAAGACGGTCGTGGCCACGCTGCCGGTCGCCCTATTGCTGGTGCGCTGGCAGCGCGGGCTGAAGACCGGCTGGCCGCAGGTGCGCGGCCTGCTCCCCTTCTTCGCGCTCGCTCTGGGGTGGGGTCTTTTCACGGTCTGGGTGGAGGCGCATAACCTCGGCCCGGACGCTCTTCGGGCCAGGCTCTGCGTCTCCTTCGCGCAGCGTCTTTTGATGGCGGGGCACGCCTTCTGGTTCTATCCCATGAAGCTCGCCTGGCCTGCCCAGCTCTCCTTCAGCTACCAGCGCTGGCCGCTGGACGTCCATGATCGGGTCCAATGGCTTTGGCCCGCAACGGCTCTGGCCGGTTGCGCGGGGCTAGCTCTGGCCCGGGAGCGTCTGGGACGCGGCTTCGCCGCGGCGCTGGGGTTCTACGCCGTGACCATCGCGCCCATGCTGGGCTTCATCAGCCTCTACACCTTCCGCTTCGCTCCGGCCGCCGACCATTACCAGTACCTGGCCTGCATCGGCCTGATCGCGGCGGCGGTGGGCGCGGCGGCGAGATTCTTCTCGCGCCGCTGGCTGGCGGCGGCCTTGTCCGCGGCCGTGCTCTGCGGGCTGGGCGCCGCGACCTGGCGGCAGGGGCGGCTCTACCGGGACTCCGGCACGCTCTGGCGGGACGTCCTGGCGAAGAATCCCGCCTCCTTCCTCGCGCACAACAACCTCGGGTTCTGCCTGGCCGGGCAGGGCCGGCTGGACGAGGCGATACGGCACTACGAGCTGGCGCTGAAGTCGGAGCCGGACTTCGCTCCGGCCCATGACAACCTGGGGGTCGCCTTGGCCGGGAAAGGCAGGCTGGAGGAAGCCATGCGGCACTACGAGCTGGCGCTCCAGGCTCAGCCGGGCTTCGCTTCGGCCCACAGCAATCTGGGCGCCGCTTTGGCCGGGCTAGGCCGGACCGGCGAGGCGATTGCGCACTACGAGCTGGCGCTCCAGGCGCGGCCGGACAACGCCGGCGCGCACAACAACCTGGGGCTGGCCTTGGCCAAGCAGGGAAGGATCGGCGAGGCGATGCGGCATTACGAGCTGGCCCTCCAGGCCCAGCCCGACATGGCCGAGGCCCACAGCAACCTCGCCGGGGCTTTGGCCGCGCAAGGCCGGCGGGAGGAAGCGGCCGGGCACTACGAGGCGGCGCTGCGGGCGCGGCCGGACTTCGCCGAGGCCCGCCGCAACCTCGCGGCCCTCCTCAAGGCCGCACCTTGA